GGCGATAGTTGCCGGTGACGGCGACCCTGGCGAGCTGCTCATTGGTGTTGACGATCCAGCCGGGATAATAGCGGCGTAGTTCGGCGAGCACCTGGCTCATCGGGCAGTTTTCGAAAATCAGCCGGCCCTGCACCCAGGCCAGGTCTTTGTTGATGTCCAGTTTGCCCGGCTGACCGAAGCCCTGGGGGCCGATGCGGATACTTTGCCCGGCGCTCAGGCGTACCCGGGCATCGTCGAAGGTATTGCTCAGGTCCACGTCGCCGCGCTGCACCTGCACTTGCGCCTCGCCATCGAGGTAACGCACGGCGAACGCGGTGTCGCGCACGCTGGCACGCACCGGGCCGGCGTCGATTTCCAGCGGCAGGCCACGGTTGGCGGCCACGTCGAAAAACGCTTCGCCCTGGTACAGGCGCGCGATTCGCTGCTGGTCCTGGATGCGGCTGGAAAACGCCGAATTGGTGTTGAGCAACACGTTGGCACCCTCGTCCAGTTGCAGGCGCTGACGTTCGCCGACCACGGTGAGGTGGTCGGCTTGCAGGCGCACGGGCAGGTTGCTGAAACTGCACAGCCCGATCACCAGCAAGGCGGCGGTGGCCAGCGGTTTCCAGTGGGGCCGAATACGGCGCCAGACACTCGGCCCTCGTGGCGCCGCCAGGGCTACGGCGGCGCTGTGCACCGGCGCGCCACCCCAAGCGGCCTGGGCTTTTTCGAAGGCTTCGCGATGGGCCGGATCGCAGGCCAGCCAGGCTTGGAATTCAGCCTGCTGGCCAGGTTGCGGGCACTGCAGGGCGATCAGCCAATCGAGAGCCTGGTCCATCGCCGGGTCTTGCAGCACCTCATGCGCCAACGCAAGGGGGCGCACGTTATTCGGGTCCGTCACGGTGTTCCTCGGGTCTTCGCCACGTTTTATTCATTTTTCCTACGGTTTGCGTCGACGCTTCTGTGGGATGCAGCTTAAGACTGATCCAACCTTTCGGCCACACCTACGCAGATCGCCATGATCAATTTCAGTTCCTTCTGCACCGTACTCAACGACACCCCCAGTTGGTCGGCAATCTCCTGGTAACTGCAGCCGTGCAGGCGGCTGAGGATGAATATCCGCTGCTGGCGGACGCTCAACTGACCCAGGCTGACGCTCAAATGCTCCAGCAGTTGCTCGGCCTGGGTCGCGTCTTCGGGGGTAGTGATCGGCGCGGCAACGCTTTGCAGGATTTGCAGCGGTACGTCTTCCTGCAGGGTGCGCGCCTGGATCTTGCGCGCGCGCAGGTGATCCAGCGCCAGATTGCGCGCCGTCTGATAGACGAAAGGTTCCAGATGATCGATCGGCCGCTCGCTCAGGGCCCGGGTCACGCGCAGGTAGGTTTCCTGCAGAAGGTCTTCGGCGGTGCTGTGGTTATGCACCATCCGTTGCAGGGTGCGCAGCAGGATCGCCCGTTGAGTGAGAAAAACATGGTTGAAGCGAGATTGGCTCACAGTGATACCAGACCGATAGGCAGTTAATGATAATGCTTATCATCAACGCAAATGGCAAGTGGCTATTCTTTTCTGCGTTACACCAAAACCACATTGGGAGGAGGCAACCCCCCTCCCACGCAAACTACATTACTCGGCGTTACAGAGTGCCAGGCAGTT
The sequence above is drawn from the Pseudomonas quebecensis genome and encodes:
- a CDS encoding FecR family protein, yielding MTDPNNVRPLALAHEVLQDPAMDQALDWLIALQCPQPGQQAEFQAWLACDPAHREAFEKAQAAWGGAPVHSAAVALAAPRGPSVWRRIRPHWKPLATAALLVIGLCSFSNLPVRLQADHLTVVGERQRLQLDEGANVLLNTNSAFSSRIQDQQRIARLYQGEAFFDVAANRGLPLEIDAGPVRASVRDTAFAVRYLDGEAQVQVQRGDVDLSNTFDDARVRLSAGQSIRIGPQGFGQPGKLDINKDLAWVQGRLIFENCPMSQVLAELRRYYPGWIVNTNEQLARVAVTGNYRLDQPLDVVRSLAHITSAKLSEYPALVILN
- a CDS encoding RNA polymerase sigma factor; translated protein: MSQSRFNHVFLTQRAILLRTLQRMVHNHSTAEDLLQETYLRVTRALSERPIDHLEPFVYQTARNLALDHLRARKIQARTLQEDVPLQILQSVAAPITTPEDATQAEQLLEHLSVSLGQLSVRQQRIFILSRLHGCSYQEIADQLGVSLSTVQKELKLIMAICVGVAERLDQS